A portion of the Babylonia areolata isolate BAREFJ2019XMU chromosome 4, ASM4173473v1, whole genome shotgun sequence genome contains these proteins:
- the LOC143280784 gene encoding cell division control protein 42 homolog, giving the protein MRGSADEKMTTKFQNGGKKSQKAAKCAAASSDCTNSRFQWSAREMESEGEGEGGSGGEKYVHCALLGDGMVGKTCLTLSYTQHLFTDRYTATVFDNYPAPVCVGGEEFTVSVFDTAGQMDHESLRAYTYQMSEVLVLCFSVCDRESFYSVVNCWLPEIQRHTKGRRPLLLVGTQIDLRTSQQASSSCLKPSSSSSSYSDLRACSSSSSTSCSSSVQRNPSSASSDSRASSSSVFMPSSSSSRRNSISSIGSSSSSDLRAFSSSSFSTSQEEVSTEEGSQLAKMIGADCYIECSARSEEGVRQVFEHVVFSALKYRKKKKKGGFLLGKFFASGSKKALSEKALQRVASTLGIPTCSSSSSSA; this is encoded by the exons ATGAGAGGTTCTGCTGACGAGAAAATGACGACGAAATTCCAGAACGGTGGGAAAAAGAGTCAAAAAGCTGCGAAATGTGCCGCTGCGTCATCGGACTGCACTAACAGCAGGTTCCAATGGTCAgccagagagatggagagtgagggtgagggtgagggtgggtcaGGGGGAGAGAAGTACGTGCACTGTGCCCTGCTGGGGGACGGCATGGTGGGCAAGACGTGTCTGACCCTCAGCTACACCCAGCATCTCTTCACTGACCGCTACACCGCCACCGTCTTTGACAACTaccctg CTcctgtgtgtgtaggaggggaggAATTTACGGTCAGCGTGTTCGACACTGCTGGGCAG ATGGACCACGAAAGCCTGCGGGCCTACACGTACCAGATGAGCGAGGTGCTGGTGCTGTGCTTCTCCGTGTGTGACCGGGAGTCCTTCTACAGCGTGGTCAACTGCTGGCTGCCCGAGATCCAGCGTCACACCAAGGGCAGGAGACCCCTGCTGCTGGTGGGCACGCAGATCGACCTCAGGACCTCCCAACaagcctcctcctcctgcctcaagccatcctcctcctcctcctcttactccgaTCTCAGggcatgctcctcctcctcctctacctcctgctcctcctcggTTCAAAGGAACCCCTCCTCAGCCTCCTCCGACAGCagagcttcttcctcttctgttttcATGCCCTCGTCCTCATCAAGCCGCAGAAATTCCATCTCGTCCATcggctcctcctcttcctcggaCCTCAGAGCCTTCTCtagctcctccttctccaccagcCAGGAGGAGGTGTCCACGGAGGAGGGCAGTCAGCTGGCCAAGATGATCGGAGCGGACTGCTACATCGAGTGCTCGGCGCGGAGCGAGGAAGGGGTGCGGCAGGTCTTTGAGCACGTCGTCTTCTCCGCCCTTAAGTaccgcaagaagaagaagaagggagggtttCTTCTGGGCAAGTTCTTCGCCTCGGGGAGCAAGAAGGCTCTGTCCGAGAAGGCGCTGCAGCGCGTAGCGTCCACTCTGGGAATCCCcacgtgcagcagcagcagtagtagtgcgTGA